A window of the Gossypium hirsutum isolate 1008001.06 chromosome A03, Gossypium_hirsutum_v2.1, whole genome shotgun sequence genome harbors these coding sequences:
- the LOC107886468 gene encoding ELMO domain-containing protein C isoform X2, whose product MSSVVRNQGSCVAIRSLSPSSSINRCSHASASSDGATCGRPAWIGKRLTCVCFKRKGVYEGICFNITPKQEERLNRLRHRMKVYFDGSRPDHQEALRALWSATYPGKELHGLISDQWKEMGWQGRDPSTDFRGAGFISLENLLFFAKTFSTSFQCLLKKQGGNRSAWEYPFAVAGVNITFMIMQMLDLDALKPRTFIRSVFLQMLSENEWAFDLLYCVAFVVMDKQWLEKNATYMEFNEVLKSTRTQLERELLMDDVLRIEDMPSYTLLC is encoded by the exons ATGAGTAGTGTAGTTAGGAATCAAGGAAGCTGCGTTGCGATCCGCTCTCTCTCTCCTTCCTCTTCCATTAACCGTTGCTCTCACGCCTCTGCTTCTTCAG ATGGTGCAACGTGTGGAAGGCCAGCTTGGATTGGTAAGCGTTTAACTTGTGTTTGTTTCAAGCGAAAGGGAGTTTATGAAGGGATCTGCTTTAACATCACACCCAAACAG GAGGAAAGGTTGAATAGGTTGAGGCACCGTATGAAGGTGTACTTCGATGGTTCCAGGCCTGATCACCAG GAAGCTCTAAGAGCACTATGGTCTGCTACATACCCTGGAAAGGAACTCCATGGCTTGATATCCGATCAGTGGAAAGAAATGGGATGGCAGGGAAGGGATCCATCTACTGATTTCAG AGGTGCTGGATTCATTTCATTGGAGAACCTGTTATTTTTTGCCAAGACATTCTCG ACATCATTTCAATGTTTATTAAAAAAGCAAGGTGGAAATCGATCTGCATGGGAGTATCCGTTTGCTGTTGCTGGGGTAAATATCACATTCATGATCATGCAAATGCTTGACCTTGATGCCT TGAAACCTAGGACATTTATCCGATCAGTTTTCTTACAGATGTTATCAG AAAATGAATGGGCATTCGACTTGCTATACTGCGTGGCATTCGTGGTAATGGACAAGCAATGGCTGGAAAAAAATGCCACGTACATGGAGTTCAAT GAAGTATTGAAATCGACAAGGACTCAGCTGGAAAGAGAACTTCTAATGGATGATGTGTTGCGGATTGAAGACATGCCTTCTTATACCCTTCTCTGTTAG
- the LOC107886468 gene encoding ELMO domain-containing protein C isoform X1, which yields MSSVVRNQGSCVAIRSLSPSSSINRCSHASASSDGATCGRPAWIGKRLTCVCFKRKGVYEGICFNITPKQEERLNRLRHRMKVYFDGSRPDHQEALRALWSATYPGKELHGLISDQWKEMGWQGRDPSTDFRGAGFISLENLLFFAKTFSTSFQCLLKKQGGNRSAWEYPFAVAGVNITFMIMQMLDLDASVKPRTFIRSVFLQMLSENEWAFDLLYCVAFVVMDKQWLEKNATYMEFNEVLKSTRTQLERELLMDDVLRIEDMPSYTLLC from the exons ATGAGTAGTGTAGTTAGGAATCAAGGAAGCTGCGTTGCGATCCGCTCTCTCTCTCCTTCCTCTTCCATTAACCGTTGCTCTCACGCCTCTGCTTCTTCAG ATGGTGCAACGTGTGGAAGGCCAGCTTGGATTGGTAAGCGTTTAACTTGTGTTTGTTTCAAGCGAAAGGGAGTTTATGAAGGGATCTGCTTTAACATCACACCCAAACAG GAGGAAAGGTTGAATAGGTTGAGGCACCGTATGAAGGTGTACTTCGATGGTTCCAGGCCTGATCACCAG GAAGCTCTAAGAGCACTATGGTCTGCTACATACCCTGGAAAGGAACTCCATGGCTTGATATCCGATCAGTGGAAAGAAATGGGATGGCAGGGAAGGGATCCATCTACTGATTTCAG AGGTGCTGGATTCATTTCATTGGAGAACCTGTTATTTTTTGCCAAGACATTCTCG ACATCATTTCAATGTTTATTAAAAAAGCAAGGTGGAAATCGATCTGCATGGGAGTATCCGTTTGCTGTTGCTGGGGTAAATATCACATTCATGATCATGCAAATGCTTGACCTTGATGCCT CAGTGAAACCTAGGACATTTATCCGATCAGTTTTCTTACAGATGTTATCAG AAAATGAATGGGCATTCGACTTGCTATACTGCGTGGCATTCGTGGTAATGGACAAGCAATGGCTGGAAAAAAATGCCACGTACATGGAGTTCAAT GAAGTATTGAAATCGACAAGGACTCAGCTGGAAAGAGAACTTCTAATGGATGATGTGTTGCGGATTGAAGACATGCCTTCTTATACCCTTCTCTGTTAG
- the LOC107886468 gene encoding ELMO domain-containing protein A isoform X5 has translation MKGSALTSHPNSFVSKLQEERLNRLRHRMKVYFDGSRPDHQEALRALWSATYPGKELHGLISDQWKEMGWQGRDPSTDFRGAGFISLENLLFFAKTFSTSFQCLLKKQGGNRSAWEYPFAVAGVNITFMIMQMLDLDASVKPRTFIRSVFLQMLSENEWAFDLLYCVAFVVMDKQWLEKNATYMEFNEVLKSTRTQLERELLMDDVLRIEDMPSYTLLC, from the exons ATGAAGGGATCTGCTTTAACATCACACCCAAACAG TTTCGTTAGCAAATTGCAGGAGGAAAGGTTGAATAGGTTGAGGCACCGTATGAAGGTGTACTTCGATGGTTCCAGGCCTGATCACCAG GAAGCTCTAAGAGCACTATGGTCTGCTACATACCCTGGAAAGGAACTCCATGGCTTGATATCCGATCAGTGGAAAGAAATGGGATGGCAGGGAAGGGATCCATCTACTGATTTCAG AGGTGCTGGATTCATTTCATTGGAGAACCTGTTATTTTTTGCCAAGACATTCTCG ACATCATTTCAATGTTTATTAAAAAAGCAAGGTGGAAATCGATCTGCATGGGAGTATCCGTTTGCTGTTGCTGGGGTAAATATCACATTCATGATCATGCAAATGCTTGACCTTGATGCCT CAGTGAAACCTAGGACATTTATCCGATCAGTTTTCTTACAGATGTTATCAG AAAATGAATGGGCATTCGACTTGCTATACTGCGTGGCATTCGTGGTAATGGACAAGCAATGGCTGGAAAAAAATGCCACGTACATGGAGTTCAAT GAAGTATTGAAATCGACAAGGACTCAGCTGGAAAGAGAACTTCTAATGGATGATGTGTTGCGGATTGAAGACATGCCTTCTTATACCCTTCTCTGTTAG
- the LOC107886468 gene encoding ELMO domain-containing protein C isoform X3, with translation MISLDGATCGRPAWIGKRLTCVCFKRKGVYEGICFNITPKQEERLNRLRHRMKVYFDGSRPDHQEALRALWSATYPGKELHGLISDQWKEMGWQGRDPSTDFRGAGFISLENLLFFAKTFSTSFQCLLKKQGGNRSAWEYPFAVAGVNITFMIMQMLDLDASVKPRTFIRSVFLQMLSENEWAFDLLYCVAFVVMDKQWLEKNATYMEFNEVLKSTRTQLERELLMDDVLRIEDMPSYTLLC, from the exons ATGATTAGTCTAG ATGGTGCAACGTGTGGAAGGCCAGCTTGGATTGGTAAGCGTTTAACTTGTGTTTGTTTCAAGCGAAAGGGAGTTTATGAAGGGATCTGCTTTAACATCACACCCAAACAG GAGGAAAGGTTGAATAGGTTGAGGCACCGTATGAAGGTGTACTTCGATGGTTCCAGGCCTGATCACCAG GAAGCTCTAAGAGCACTATGGTCTGCTACATACCCTGGAAAGGAACTCCATGGCTTGATATCCGATCAGTGGAAAGAAATGGGATGGCAGGGAAGGGATCCATCTACTGATTTCAG AGGTGCTGGATTCATTTCATTGGAGAACCTGTTATTTTTTGCCAAGACATTCTCG ACATCATTTCAATGTTTATTAAAAAAGCAAGGTGGAAATCGATCTGCATGGGAGTATCCGTTTGCTGTTGCTGGGGTAAATATCACATTCATGATCATGCAAATGCTTGACCTTGATGCCT CAGTGAAACCTAGGACATTTATCCGATCAGTTTTCTTACAGATGTTATCAG AAAATGAATGGGCATTCGACTTGCTATACTGCGTGGCATTCGTGGTAATGGACAAGCAATGGCTGGAAAAAAATGCCACGTACATGGAGTTCAAT GAAGTATTGAAATCGACAAGGACTCAGCTGGAAAGAGAACTTCTAATGGATGATGTGTTGCGGATTGAAGACATGCCTTCTTATACCCTTCTCTGTTAG
- the LOC107886468 gene encoding ELMO domain-containing protein C isoform X4, producing the protein MISLDGATCGRPAWIGKRLTCVCFKRKGVYEGICFNITPKQEERLNRLRHRMKVYFDGSRPDHQEALRALWSATYPGKELHGLISDQWKEMGWQGRDPSTDFRGAGFISLENLLFFAKTFSTSFQCLLKKQGGNRSAWEYPFAVAGVNITFMIMQMLDLDALKPRTFIRSVFLQMLSENEWAFDLLYCVAFVVMDKQWLEKNATYMEFNEVLKSTRTQLERELLMDDVLRIEDMPSYTLLC; encoded by the exons ATGATTAGTCTAG ATGGTGCAACGTGTGGAAGGCCAGCTTGGATTGGTAAGCGTTTAACTTGTGTTTGTTTCAAGCGAAAGGGAGTTTATGAAGGGATCTGCTTTAACATCACACCCAAACAG GAGGAAAGGTTGAATAGGTTGAGGCACCGTATGAAGGTGTACTTCGATGGTTCCAGGCCTGATCACCAG GAAGCTCTAAGAGCACTATGGTCTGCTACATACCCTGGAAAGGAACTCCATGGCTTGATATCCGATCAGTGGAAAGAAATGGGATGGCAGGGAAGGGATCCATCTACTGATTTCAG AGGTGCTGGATTCATTTCATTGGAGAACCTGTTATTTTTTGCCAAGACATTCTCG ACATCATTTCAATGTTTATTAAAAAAGCAAGGTGGAAATCGATCTGCATGGGAGTATCCGTTTGCTGTTGCTGGGGTAAATATCACATTCATGATCATGCAAATGCTTGACCTTGATGCCT TGAAACCTAGGACATTTATCCGATCAGTTTTCTTACAGATGTTATCAG AAAATGAATGGGCATTCGACTTGCTATACTGCGTGGCATTCGTGGTAATGGACAAGCAATGGCTGGAAAAAAATGCCACGTACATGGAGTTCAAT GAAGTATTGAAATCGACAAGGACTCAGCTGGAAAGAGAACTTCTAATGGATGATGTGTTGCGGATTGAAGACATGCCTTCTTATACCCTTCTCTGTTAG